Within Desulfobacter sp., the genomic segment ATTCTTCTGTGAGGTGGGGTTCGGTCACCATGACCAGATCGGGATAATTTTTGCCGTAGGAACGGGTTCTTCCCAGCTCACCGTCAATTTTTCCTTTTTCAGCAAGTATGCTGGCCCTGGCGGCGGGGAGGTGGAGGTATTCCAGTTCATAGCCCAGGTGGCTGAATACATCGGTGTAGATCATCTTCAGCCAGCAGCCCACGGGCTCTGTTTCCGGTGCCAGGTGGCTCATCACCAGTTTCTTTTGTACCGGCCGGCTGGTGCCGGATAATGAAGGGGCCGTGGTGAATGCACAGGCGGCCACGAGGCAGGCAAGTATTTTCAGTATGATTGTATTTTTCATCATACCGCTACCCTATCAAAATCCATTTATAGGGGCAACCGGCCAGACAGCCATGGGGGGTAGGTGATCGTTCCTGGGTGTTGACCCCAGCGCAGGGGGGGCTTGGTATCCTTATTTTTTCCCCGCCGCTGTTTTTTCTTCATACATGCTGATGAAATTGTTGAGCTTGTCCGCATTGGCCTGCATGAATTGGATCCACAACTCCAGCACTTCCCGGCCTTCGTCGGTGATGGTGTAGATCCGTTTGGCCGCCCCGGTCTCCCCGGTGTCCCATTCTGATTTCACCAGGTTGTCCTCTTCCATCTGGCGCAGGTGGCGGTAGATCATGCCGGGGGGGGCTGATCCCTGGATGAAACCGAAGGTCTGGATGGTGGAGATGAGTTGGTATCCGTAGGAGGGGGCGCTGGCCAGCCCCAGGAGGATGGAGGCCTGGATGTAGCGTTCCTGGCGGCCGGAACCGGGCATGTTTTTGTGGGTCATGTATAGCTCCTTGACATATATCCTTTAAGGATATATACTTTAAGTTAAAATATGATTTTCTATATCATATTTCCACATGGATAAACAGGTCGGGAAAAGACCGGGAAAGGGAGGAACCATGAGCAAAATTTTTGTCCGCGAAAGGCGGAAAGTCGAAAAAGGCGAAAAAAAAGCCAGATTCCGCGTGGTGGGGCTCAGCGGAAAGGATGTGAAGCTTTACACCAAGCATATCCGTAAAAATGAACTGGAACTGATTGCCAAGGAAGCCGGGGCACAGATCATTTATCTGCCCAAGCACGGCACCGGCAACCGGGACGGGAAGATGTAAAGGCCGCCCCTGTGGCAGGACCGCAGGGGCGTGCACTATACTTTATTCAGGGTGGGGAGCCATTCTTTGCGGACGGCATCCCAGAGCAGCATTTCCATCAATGCCAGGCGGTTCCGGGTGTTTCCAGAATGGTCCAGAATCCTGTCCCATTTATCCTGGCGCCGGCGAAGCTCCTTTTTCAGGGCCTCTTTTTTTACCCGGCCGATGGTTTTCTCAATGGCCTGTTTCCGTTCCAGTTCAAATAAAAACCGGTTTTCCCGGAAGAGCCTGGAGAGCCGTTCATGCTCGGCTATCGCCTTTTCCCTGTGGCGAAATGTCAGTGTGGCCCTGGTCATGGAATGGCCGCCTATTTATGGATAATGGTGCCCACATGCTTGCCTGCCAGGGCATCTGCAATTTTTTCAGGGTGGCGCAGGGCATCAATAACCTGGAGTTCCTTGAGGCATTTGGCATTCTTCAGCATCGTCAGGATGGGGCGCTCAATAATGAGATCGTCCAGGTCCAGTTCGATTAATTCATCAACGGAAATTTTATCGTAATATTCCAGCTTTTCATCCTTTTTCGCCTTTTTCGGGTCTTTTGAATAAAGGCCGGTTTCGTCCTTGAGGTAAATCAGGGACTGGGCTCCGATATTTTCCGCTAAAAGAAAGGCGCCGCAGTCGGTGCGGTGGGGAGGGATGGATCCGAATTCCGCCGGGTGCTCAAAGAATCCATAAGGGGGAATGCCGGTGGTGATGGGCAGGTAGCCCTGGCGGCAGAACATGGTCAGCTGTTCCAGGTGATCACCGTGTCCGATCCTCACCCCCCCGTGTTTGGCCAGCAGCACCGATAGCATCACCGCATTCTGGGAGGAGACCTTGTCCCCCAGCTTGGAGAGAACCCCGGTGGGCATGCCCAGGTCCACGCCGATATTGTAGACGTGGCGGGCCCTTGTGCCGCCGCCGGTCATGAGCAGCAGCTTATGCTCTTCCTTGAGTTTGACCAGTTCGTCCACAATGGGGAAAATGGCCTTGGAGCCCCGGTCCATGATGCTCTGGCCGCCTATTTTTAATACATTGATGTCCGGGTGCATCCGGAAATATTCCCCGGATTCGGTGGTTTTTAAAAACTCTTTGCTCACCAGGGATTCGCCCAGCATGGGGGTGTCAATGTGCAGCCTGCCCTTTTCGTCCTGT encodes:
- a CDS encoding helix-turn-helix transcriptional regulator; protein product: MTHKNMPGSGRQERYIQASILLGLASAPSYGYQLISTIQTFGFIQGSAPPGMIYRHLRQMEEDNLVKSEWDTGETGAAKRIYTITDEGREVLELWIQFMQANADKLNNFISMYEEKTAAGKK
- a CDS encoding uridine kinase encodes the protein MGKLIKEQDEKGRLHIDTPMLGESLVSKEFLKTTESGEYFRMHPDINVLKIGGQSIMDRGSKAIFPIVDELVKLKEEHKLLLMTGGGTRARHVYNIGVDLGMPTGVLSKLGDKVSSQNAVMLSVLLAKHGGVRIGHGDHLEQLTMFCRQGYLPITTGIPPYGFFEHPAEFGSIPPHRTDCGAFLLAENIGAQSLIYLKDETGLYSKDPKKAKKDEKLEYYDKISVDELIELDLDDLIIERPILTMLKNAKCLKELQVIDALRHPEKIADALAGKHVGTIIHK